One Micavibrio aeruginosavorus ARL-13 genomic window carries:
- a CDS encoding CpaF family protein, giving the protein MFGKKGISGPSAPPPPSAPRPESVSAAPAPEPVTPSAPSPAKETSSAMPPMDADMLGALNALNAEKGTTSAGQVHIPVAEAEKAKPAKALDDDLLPKAEEQMVKTEAGASMASVRLQRARNRIWLDLRDGIDLKALARMDAKAAREEVASAVQEIARFRNLDITPSELDLISKECSDDMLGYGPLEALLERDDIADIMINGPETTYIEVSGKIQRTDIKFRDNQHLTTICQRIVGAIGRRVDESSPICDARLPDGSRVNVIIPPLAVDGATMTIRKFKKDKLTLEKLVEFGAATPSCAKLIMAVGRCRVNVLVSGGTGSGKTTMLNCLTRYIESGERIITCEDACELQLQQPHVVRLETRPPNLEGAGEVTMRDLVKNCLRMRPERIIVGEVRGPEAFDLLQAMNTGHDGSMGTVHANNPREALSRMENMIAMGGLNLPSSAVREQIASAVNVIIQVQRLRDGSRKVTHISEITGMEGDVVTMQDLFQLEFLGEDDDGKLITRQKSTGLRPKFYDKARQYGVEQLVLDAMAEAFG; this is encoded by the coding sequence ATGTTTGGGAAAAAGGGCATATCCGGACCATCCGCACCGCCGCCGCCATCGGCGCCGCGGCCCGAATCTGTCTCTGCTGCACCCGCACCGGAACCGGTAACGCCTTCTGCGCCATCTCCGGCAAAGGAAACATCATCCGCGATGCCGCCGATGGATGCAGATATGCTCGGGGCTTTAAATGCTCTGAATGCGGAAAAGGGTACAACGTCGGCCGGGCAGGTTCATATTCCCGTTGCTGAAGCTGAGAAAGCCAAGCCAGCCAAAGCGCTTGATGACGATTTATTGCCCAAAGCCGAAGAGCAGATGGTGAAAACTGAGGCCGGAGCCAGCATGGCGTCTGTGCGCCTGCAACGTGCGCGTAATCGCATCTGGCTGGATTTGCGCGATGGTATTGACCTGAAGGCCCTGGCGCGCATGGATGCCAAAGCCGCGCGCGAAGAAGTGGCCTCCGCCGTTCAGGAGATTGCCCGTTTTCGCAATCTGGATATTACGCCATCGGAACTGGATCTGATTTCCAAGGAATGCTCTGATGACATGCTCGGTTATGGCCCGCTTGAGGCCTTGCTGGAGCGCGACGATATCGCCGATATCATGATCAACGGCCCGGAGACGACCTATATCGAGGTCAGCGGTAAAATTCAGCGCACCGATATTAAATTCCGTGATAACCAGCATTTGACCACGATTTGCCAGCGTATCGTGGGGGCTATTGGCCGTCGTGTCGATGAATCATCGCCGATTTGCGATGCGCGTTTGCCGGATGGAAGCCGTGTCAACGTTATCATCCCACCGCTGGCTGTGGATGGCGCAACCATGACCATTCGTAAGTTTAAGAAGGACAAGCTGACGCTGGAAAAGCTGGTTGAATTCGGGGCCGCCACGCCCAGCTGTGCCAAGCTGATTATGGCAGTGGGTCGCTGTCGTGTGAATGTTCTGGTGTCCGGCGGTACGGGTTCGGGTAAAACGACGATGCTGAACTGTTTGACCCGTTATATCGAATCTGGCGAACGCATTATTACATGTGAAGATGCCTGCGAATTGCAATTGCAACAGCCGCACGTCGTGCGCCTTGAAACACGCCCGCCCAACCTTGAAGGTGCGGGCGAAGTCACGATGCGTGACTTGGTGAAAAACTGTCTGCGTATGCGCCCGGAACGCATTATCGTGGGTGAGGTTCGTGGACCGGAAGCCTTTGATTTGCTGCAGGCCATGAATACAGGCCACGATGGGTCCATGGGAACCGTGCACGCCAACAACCCGCGCGAAGCCTTGTCCCGTATGGAAAACATGATCGCAATGGGGGGCTTGAACCTGCCCAGCTCCGCAGTGCGCGAACAGATTGCCAGCGCGGTGAATGTTATTATCCAGGTCCAGCGTCTGCGCGATGGTTCACGTAAAGTTACACACATCTCCGAAATTACCGGGATGGAGGGTGATGTGGTGACGATGCAGGATTTGTTCCAGCTTGAATTCCTTGGCGAAGATGATGACGGAAAATTGATCACGCGCCAGAAGTCAACGGGATTGCGCCCAAAATTCTACGACAAAGCCCGCCAATATGGCGTTGAACAACTGGTTCTGGATGCGATGGCGGAGGCTTTTGGATAA
- a CDS encoding Flp family type IVb pilin: MLFTFIRAWKEAYVKDIKGATAIEYGLIAGGISLAIVASVFLFGEQLASLFASIADSMQQAAEQVTEDTSGGTGGGTTP; the protein is encoded by the coding sequence ATGTTGTTTACGTTCATTCGGGCTTGGAAAGAAGCCTATGTAAAGGATATCAAAGGCGCGACCGCTATTGAATACGGTCTGATCGCCGGTGGGATTTCCTTGGCGATTGTGGCATCAGTATTTTTGTTCGGTGAGCAATTGGCAAGTCTGTTCGCCTCTATCGCGGACTCTATGCAGCAAGCTGCTGAGCAGGTTACCGAAGATACGTCCGGTGGTACCGGCGGCGGCACGACGCCGTAA
- a CDS encoding type II secretion system F family protein, translating to MQEFFEGDGLIVFLAAIAAAISFVAFLLPLMQRSEKKERYRTVIEKKRKALFETTREQSKKGYRLDEKTMSAKDSMTTLFKVEQLMGDMGEKVRDMMLQAGNRDPSAPIKFIVSRFAIAIFLVVFAIIIITSSDKEISNGLSALIIIAAAGLGYQIPKILVKNQIMKRSQEINLTFADALDMMLICVQGGVGLEQTINRIADEISEHSPTLAEELGILSAEMAMLNDRRGALQDFARRVGSGAARSFATALIQAEQYGTSVSQAMRVMADELRDQRMAEAERKAASLPPKLTVPMILFFLPVLFVIIIAPAVMRAFSKM from the coding sequence ATGCAGGAATTTTTTGAAGGTGACGGATTAATTGTTTTTTTGGCGGCTATTGCGGCGGCCATATCGTTTGTCGCCTTTCTCTTGCCACTGATGCAGCGGTCTGAGAAAAAAGAGCGTTATCGAACCGTTATTGAGAAAAAACGTAAGGCGCTCTTTGAAACAACGCGCGAGCAGTCGAAAAAGGGTTATCGGCTGGATGAAAAAACCATGTCGGCCAAGGATTCAATGACAACCTTGTTCAAGGTTGAACAATTGATGGGCGATATGGGGGAAAAGGTCCGCGACATGATGTTACAAGCGGGCAATCGTGATCCGTCTGCGCCGATTAAGTTTATTGTTTCCCGTTTTGCCATCGCAATTTTTTTAGTCGTTTTTGCGATTATCATTATTACATCGTCTGATAAAGAAATTTCCAATGGCCTGTCGGCGCTGATCATTATTGCGGCGGCGGGGCTGGGGTACCAAATCCCCAAAATTCTGGTCAAAAACCAGATCATGAAACGGTCTCAGGAAATTAACCTGACCTTTGCCGATGCTCTGGACATGATGCTGATTTGCGTTCAGGGCGGCGTTGGCCTGGAGCAAACGATTAATCGCATCGCCGATGAGATTTCAGAACATTCCCCGACATTGGCCGAGGAACTGGGTATCCTGAGTGCTGAAATGGCCATGCTGAATGACCGTCGCGGCGCGTTGCAGGATTTTGCGCGTCGCGTGGGCAGTGGCGCCGCACGATCCTTTGCAACGGCGCTGATTCAGGCTGAGCAGTACGGAACGTCTGTATCACAGGCCATGCGTGTGATGGCCGATGAATTGCGAGATCAGCGTATGGCAGAGGCCGAGCGCAAGGCCGCCTCGTTACCGCCCAAGCTGACGGTCCCGATGATCCTGTTCTTTCTGCCCGTGTTGTTTGTGATCATTATTGCCCCCGCCGTGATGCGCGCGTTTTCAAAAATGTAA
- a CDS encoding CpaD family pilus assembly lipoprotein — translation MSFQNRGILMAASVVALLGGCTISLDRDSELASADRQMQVVSDGAEMQLPVAAMNEAAIRQMASNYTSHGDGAMVVSVLYDPSSRSGTAMKAGQELARIVETLKQNHVTGVQADIMPVQALGDQMQVLVSYNRLSAQVSDACVGQEMDQSFTDLDKARAYPLGCTVDQMVARQTAQPSDLLGRGPVSGSDGRRGAAVTEPYRAGEENGALSGESASGN, via the coding sequence ATGTCGTTTCAAAACCGTGGAATTTTAATGGCGGCCAGCGTGGTGGCTTTGCTGGGTGGGTGTACGATTTCACTGGATCGGGATTCCGAACTGGCCTCGGCCGACCGCCAAATGCAGGTGGTCAGCGATGGGGCCGAAATGCAGTTACCGGTCGCGGCGATGAACGAAGCGGCCATTCGTCAAATGGCCAGCAATTACACCAGCCATGGTGATGGCGCGATGGTTGTATCGGTGTTATACGACCCGTCGTCACGGTCTGGCACCGCGATGAAAGCGGGACAGGAGCTGGCCCGTATTGTCGAAACACTGAAACAGAACCATGTTACTGGTGTTCAGGCCGATATTATGCCGGTGCAGGCGTTGGGCGACCAAATGCAGGTTCTGGTCAGTTATAACCGCCTGAGCGCGCAGGTGTCGGACGCATGCGTGGGTCAGGAAATGGACCAGTCTTTTACAGACCTTGATAAAGCCCGGGCCTATCCTTTGGGCTGTACGGTCGATCAGATGGTGGCGCGCCAAACGGCGCAGCCGTCGGATTTACTGGGCCGGGGCCCGGTTTCGGGCTCGGATGGGCGTCGTGGCGCTGCCGTGACCGAACCTTACCGCGCCGGCGAGGAGAATGGCGCGCTGAGCGGTGAGAGTGCCTCTGGAAATTGA
- the cpaB gene encoding Flp pilus assembly protein CpaB translates to MNKNLLIAFAGALLIAILVAMLMSTLLGGTKKKQPRVAEVKRIEILVAAKPIAIGQYLLDDNVKWKPWPEEAIFPGAIIRKGNQKTSEAKEGRVVRAFVIDEPIVSSAVISGEGSFTAARLEPGMRAVSIKANATTAAGGLVRPGDYVDVIMVYKGNVEVDSADEATKKYLEMISGMNIDKTGAQTILQNVRVLAVDQREKPASSDDKSGASGKLKTVTLEVDTRGAEKLAAGVKAGTLHLSLRSLGDTSRFDEKRPATTDARMILIDDEVLEQANKSLGGGANGGGVRIYSGGVPAQ, encoded by the coding sequence ATGAATAAAAATCTTTTAATCGCCTTTGCCGGCGCATTGTTGATTGCCATTCTGGTGGCGATGTTGATGAGCACCTTGTTGGGCGGCACGAAGAAAAAACAGCCGCGTGTAGCGGAGGTGAAGCGTATCGAAATTCTGGTCGCCGCCAAGCCGATCGCAATCGGCCAATATCTGCTGGACGATAATGTGAAGTGGAAGCCGTGGCCAGAAGAGGCCATTTTCCCCGGCGCCATTATTCGCAAAGGAAATCAAAAAACATCCGAAGCAAAAGAAGGGCGTGTCGTTCGCGCTTTTGTAATTGATGAGCCCATTGTATCCAGTGCGGTTATCTCTGGAGAGGGCAGTTTTACGGCGGCGCGGCTGGAGCCAGGAATGCGCGCTGTATCTATTAAGGCCAATGCAACGACAGCGGCTGGGGGCTTAGTTCGTCCCGGCGATTATGTTGATGTGATCATGGTCTACAAGGGTAATGTCGAAGTAGATAGTGCAGATGAAGCCACTAAAAAATACCTTGAGATGATCAGTGGCATGAATATTGACAAAACCGGAGCGCAGACAATTTTACAAAATGTTCGTGTTTTGGCTGTAGATCAAAGGGAAAAACCTGCTTCGTCCGATGACAAGTCTGGAGCAAGCGGGAAGTTAAAAACGGTGACATTGGAGGTTGATACGCGCGGCGCTGAAAAGTTGGCGGCGGGCGTGAAGGCCGGAACTTTGCATTTATCCCTGCGTTCCCTTGGCGACACCAGCCGGTTTGACGAAAAGCGCCCGGCCACGACGGATGCGCGGATGATTTTGATTGATGACGAGGTTCTGGAGCAGGCGAACAAATCACTGGGCGGTGGTGCCAATGGTGGTGGCGTGCGTATCTACAGTGGCGGCGTTCCGGCGCAATAA
- a CDS encoding AAA family ATPase, translating into MTAADATFTSVLLPGARVTMFARDRESLESFRSLVQDWRFARVQMEAVEGGVDEAIATFQSREAPDLLIIETDTIDEGFTQKLEALSAYCSENTAAIVIGPVNDVNLYRRLIGMGISEYLVRPVKPDTLAFDIARSLIERIGATGSRLVTFIGAKGGVGSTVLAEGMAWGMAEIMHQKTMLLDAAGGWSSLSVGMNFEPVTTLSEAVRTAQSGDADAFRRILFQADDRLHVLSTGGDVMLDNTVDPATFERLLDHLMTSYPVVIVDLSAAPVGLRQATLLRAHEIIVVTTPQLPALRAARSLMNEIRDLRGGKDDTVIDLIVNMIGSAQKHEIPKADIEAALDRKPSLMLDYKPSLFMAFESEGRKITSSPEGRDIAQTLLQLVAKLIRGAGSDVSGPANDAGGKGLSGILNKFKAKS; encoded by the coding sequence ATGACCGCTGCTGATGCCACCTTTACTTCTGTCCTGTTGCCGGGGGCCCGCGTGACGATGTTCGCGCGTGATCGCGAGTCATTGGAATCGTTCCGCTCTCTGGTGCAGGATTGGCGTTTTGCCCGTGTGCAGATGGAGGCGGTTGAAGGCGGCGTTGATGAGGCGATCGCAACATTCCAAAGCCGCGAAGCGCCTGATCTTCTGATCATTGAAACCGACACGATTGATGAAGGCTTCACACAAAAGCTGGAGGCGTTGTCGGCTTATTGCTCTGAAAATACGGCGGCGATTGTTATTGGCCCTGTGAATGATGTGAATTTGTATCGCCGTTTGATCGGTATGGGCATCAGCGAATATCTGGTGCGTCCGGTGAAACCGGATACGCTGGCCTTTGACATTGCGCGTTCTTTGATTGAGAGAATTGGGGCGACGGGCAGCCGCCTGGTCACCTTTATCGGTGCCAAGGGCGGGGTTGGTTCCACTGTTCTGGCCGAAGGCATGGCTTGGGGCATGGCCGAAATAATGCATCAGAAAACCATGCTGCTGGATGCGGCCGGTGGCTGGTCCTCGCTGAGTGTGGGTATGAATTTTGAGCCGGTGACAACATTATCCGAAGCTGTGCGGACGGCACAATCAGGCGATGCCGATGCCTTCCGTCGCATTCTGTTCCAGGCAGATGACCGTCTGCATGTGCTGAGCACGGGCGGTGACGTCATGTTGGACAACACGGTCGATCCTGCAACGTTCGAACGCCTTCTGGATCATTTGATGACCAGTTATCCGGTCGTGATCGTTGATTTGTCTGCGGCTCCGGTTGGTTTGCGTCAGGCGACGTTGTTGCGGGCGCATGAAATTATTGTCGTGACCACGCCGCAATTGCCGGCCTTGCGTGCAGCTCGCAGCTTGATGAACGAAATTCGCGACTTGCGCGGGGGCAAAGATGACACGGTTATTGACCTGATCGTCAATATGATCGGTTCCGCCCAGAAACATGAAATTCCGAAGGCGGATATTGAGGCGGCGCTGGATCGCAAGCCGTCTTTGATGCTGGATTACAAACCCAGTTTGTTTATGGCGTTTGAGAGCGAGGGCCGCAAGATCACCTCCAGCCCCGAAGGGCGCGATATCGCGCAGACTTTGTTGCAATTGGTGGCAAAACTTATTCGTGGTGCCGGATCGGATGTATCTGGCCCTGCCAACGATGCAGGCGGCAAGGGGCTGTCCGGTATATTAAACAAATTCAAAGCAAAATCCTGA
- a CDS encoding A24 family peptidase, whose protein sequence is MKLIFAFNLIYCVCFIGVCLAALGAACSDVRTMTIPNVCSVVIMGLFVIGYGALALSGGVVAPWWSYVSSLLIVFVVTLGMFVVGAIGGGDSKFAASCALWVGLKGLVSFLLVMMVVGMVLAVFALVLRNRVVFARVAPDSWVGRVQRGESAIPYGVAITSGLFAGVSAGGGLGPLMAFFY, encoded by the coding sequence GTGAAATTGATATTTGCATTTAATCTTATCTATTGCGTCTGTTTTATCGGTGTTTGTTTGGCTGCGCTGGGTGCTGCCTGTTCGGATGTGCGCACAATGACTATTCCGAATGTTTGCAGTGTCGTAATTATGGGGTTGTTTGTAATCGGCTATGGCGCGCTGGCTTTGTCGGGTGGGGTGGTCGCACCATGGTGGAGTTATGTGTCCTCTCTGTTGATTGTTTTTGTGGTTACGCTGGGCATGTTTGTTGTTGGCGCTATCGGGGGGGGGGACTCTAAATTTGCGGCGTCTTGCGCGTTGTGGGTTGGTTTGAAGGGGTTGGTGTCCTTTTTGTTGGTCATGATGGTTGTGGGTATGGTTTTGGCTGTCTTTGCATTGGTTTTGCGTAATCGGGTTGTCTTTGCGCGCGTTGCGCCGGATAGTTGGGTGGGGCGGGTGCAGCGAGGGGAAAGCGCGATCCCCTATGGCGTTGCCATAACGTCTGGTTTGTTCGCGGGAGTTTCGGCCGGAGGCGGTTTGGGTCCGCTGATGGCATTTTTCTATTAA
- a CDS encoding type II and III secretion system protein family protein, which yields MMKRPIALALIGTVVAGLAFGPVLHARADSKMNPVSINAAKKSNLLEVTLGKGEVLTIPGDVADVLVADPSIADVSALQADKLYVVGSRLGNTNLMVLDAQGNVLKRVDVHVKIDEAAIQAYLKELYPNENVSVRAVNGRFFLTGNVSTPDASNKIANVVAAYFNQGGGAPNMDSIVNLLQVAGEQQVMLRVKIMEVSKSLLRELGIDTQLDDTSLLGNNDNLIGAIDTIAGTGLTQNPFATGSLIFDDGSFGPLSFMLSALENDQMAQTLAEPNLTAISGEQAGFLAGGEFPVPAGRDNDGNVIIEYRSFGVSLNFRPVVLSSDRISLQMNTEVSSISRDNSVTLNGLDVPGLSIRRASTTVEMGSGGSLMIAGLLQSNALKGMAGLPGIQQTPVLGDLISSESFNRQESELVIIVTPVLVKPYAETKAARKVQAPAQTPLREAFINNIRRIYGRKAPASLSDDGSFGYILN from the coding sequence ATGATGAAACGTCCAATCGCCCTGGCCCTGATCGGCACAGTCGTGGCGGGGCTGGCTTTTGGTCCGGTGTTGCATGCGCGTGCCGACAGCAAAATGAACCCGGTCAGCATCAATGCGGCGAAGAAAAGCAACTTGCTTGAAGTCACGTTGGGCAAGGGCGAGGTTTTGACCATTCCGGGTGATGTCGCCGATGTTCTGGTGGCCGATCCATCCATCGCCGATGTATCGGCGCTGCAGGCGGACAAGCTTTATGTTGTTGGCTCGCGCCTGGGTAATACCAACCTGATGGTCCTTGATGCGCAGGGCAACGTTCTGAAACGTGTTGACGTGCATGTTAAAATTGATGAGGCCGCGATTCAGGCTTACCTGAAAGAACTCTATCCGAATGAAAATGTATCGGTACGGGCGGTGAATGGCCGTTTTTTCCTGACTGGGAATGTATCGACGCCGGATGCGTCTAATAAAATCGCCAATGTTGTCGCAGCCTATTTTAACCAGGGTGGCGGTGCGCCGAATATGGATTCCATCGTGAATCTGCTCCAGGTTGCGGGCGAGCAGCAGGTAATGCTGCGTGTAAAGATTATGGAGGTTTCCAAATCTCTGCTGCGCGAATTGGGGATTGATACGCAGCTGGATGATACCAGCCTGTTGGGCAATAATGACAACCTGATCGGTGCGATTGATACAATCGCCGGGACCGGTTTGACGCAGAACCCGTTCGCGACGGGGTCATTGATTTTTGATGATGGAAGTTTCGGTCCTTTAAGCTTTATGCTGAGTGCGCTTGAAAATGACCAGATGGCACAAACCTTGGCCGAGCCGAACCTGACCGCAATTTCGGGTGAACAGGCTGGCTTCTTGGCTGGTGGTGAATTTCCTGTGCCTGCGGGGCGAGATAATGATGGCAACGTTATTATTGAATATCGTTCATTCGGTGTGTCTTTGAACTTCCGCCCTGTTGTGTTGTCGTCGGATCGGATCAGTCTGCAAATGAACACTGAAGTGTCGTCCATTTCACGCGACAATTCGGTGACGCTGAACGGTCTGGATGTTCCGGGCTTAAGCATTCGTCGGGCCTCGACCACGGTAGAGATGGGCAGCGGCGGCAGTTTGATGATTGCTGGCCTGTTGCAATCTAATGCGCTGAAAGGTATGGCCGGTTTGCCGGGGATCCAGCAGACGCCGGTTCTCGGGGATCTGATTTCGTCTGAAAGCTTTAACCGCCAGGAGTCGGAGCTGGTCATCATCGTGACACCTGTTCTGGTGAAGCCCTATGCAGAAACCAAAGCGGCCCGTAAGGTGCAGGCTCCGGCCCAGACGCCGTTGCGTGAAGCCTTTATCAACAATATTCGTCGTATCTATGGCCGCAAGGCTCCGGCTTCGTTGAGTGATGATGGCAGCTTTGGCTACATCCTGAATTAA
- a CDS encoding vWA domain-containing protein yields MIQFLRKYWYDSGASLAAYMALTIPILVGSIGMATDVGMSYLVRARLQGALDAAALATAAATSSGDADIGEKLDAYFEANYPPEKIGVPYDLDFTDSDEALQVSAMARYNTMFVRVLGIDEINIAASTTITRAVRGIEAVLVLDNTGSMSNNNNIQKLRDAAETFVNTLYDRAGEDEEYVKIGIVPYSSTVNVGRYGLGLNPDGSAYGDPFVTLPNGVTYNSNCGGSSTSRWCGCVLAENYPGDVEEFENNVGAYLYRTCSYSNWTKAWTCTVQSTPNRYCPPPITPLTSDREVLLDAIDDLRADGNTLGNFGMIWGYRVVSPEFPFEEGAAWDDYIWRKAVVMMTDGDNTIGNSSFYSAYGWGAMHGISTADINDRFEEVCALLRSQGVLVYTIVFTSGINEATKDMYRACATTSNMYYYAPSGDDLEEAFEKIARELSNLHVSN; encoded by the coding sequence ATGATTCAGTTTCTACGAAAGTATTGGTACGATTCCGGGGCATCGTTGGCGGCCTATATGGCCTTGACCATTCCGATCCTTGTTGGATCCATCGGCATGGCAACCGATGTGGGCATGTCCTATCTTGTGCGCGCCCGCTTGCAGGGGGCGCTGGATGCGGCTGCCCTGGCGACGGCGGCGGCTACATCATCGGGAGATGCGGACATTGGCGAGAAGCTGGATGCGTATTTCGAGGCAAATTACCCGCCGGAGAAAATCGGCGTACCGTATGATTTGGACTTTACGGATTCCGATGAAGCGCTACAGGTGAGTGCGATGGCCCGTTACAACACGATGTTTGTTCGCGTTCTGGGCATTGATGAAATTAATATCGCGGCCTCAACCACGATCACCCGTGCCGTGCGGGGGATCGAGGCTGTTCTGGTTCTGGATAACACGGGCTCAATGTCGAACAATAATAATATTCAGAAATTGCGTGATGCGGCAGAAACCTTTGTTAATACACTGTATGATCGTGCGGGCGAGGATGAGGAGTATGTCAAGATCGGTATTGTACCCTACAGTTCAACCGTAAATGTCGGGCGTTATGGTTTGGGGCTCAATCCCGATGGGTCGGCGTATGGGGATCCCTTTGTAACATTACCGAATGGCGTTACTTATAATTCGAATTGCGGCGGGAGCAGTACATCACGCTGGTGCGGATGTGTTCTGGCCGAAAATTATCCCGGGGATGTCGAGGAATTTGAGAATAACGTCGGGGCCTATCTTTATAGAACTTGTTCCTACAGCAACTGGACTAAGGCATGGACTTGCACTGTCCAATCGACGCCAAACCGTTATTGTCCGCCCCCGATTACGCCTTTGACCAGTGACCGCGAGGTTTTACTGGACGCGATTGATGATTTGCGTGCCGACGGAAACACGCTGGGGAACTTTGGCATGATCTGGGGCTATCGTGTTGTGTCGCCTGAATTCCCGTTTGAGGAGGGGGCGGCATGGGATGACTATATCTGGCGCAAGGCGGTTGTGATGATGACGGACGGTGATAACACCATCGGGAACAGCAGTTTTTATTCCGCCTATGGTTGGGGCGCAATGCATGGCATCAGTACGGCCGATATCAATGATCGCTTTGAAGAGGTGTGCGCGCTGTTGCGATCACAGGGGGTGCTTGTCTATACGATCGTTTTTACATCCGGGATTAACGAGGCAACCAAGGACATGTATCGCGCCTGTGCCACAACATCGAACATGTATTATTATGCACCTAGCGGTGATGATCTTGAAGAAGCGTTTGAAAAAATTGCACGTGAGCTGAGCAACTTGCACGTCAGTAACTGA
- a CDS encoding type II secretion system F family protein, with amino-acid sequence MQPMIFVIVVLVVTLLCFGGVLLVMSAQEKKRRSRIQSVIRGNVVVDKKSAATAEKDKRVADISRKLKETTEENKAKKNRLSSRLMQAGLSISPKQFWIYSILFAIVVTILTKLSGQSPLVTILVGITALLGFPRYWLKRRIKKRQAKFLLEFADALEAMVRLLKAGMPVTEAINMASKEFEGPVGEEMAMIYDAQRVGISLPEASLEAARRMPITEMQMFATAMAIQAQTGASLSEILTNLAKVIRARFRLKRKVEALSSEAKASAMIIGSLPFLVGTGMYFINNEYMMVMFTTFNGKMMLAGCAVFMLMGVMVMKAMINFKV; translated from the coding sequence ATGCAGCCGATGATTTTTGTCATCGTTGTTCTGGTTGTCACGCTGCTGTGTTTTGGCGGCGTTTTGCTGGTGATGTCGGCCCAGGAAAAAAAACGGCGCAGCCGCATTCAATCCGTTATTCGCGGCAATGTCGTCGTTGACAAAAAATCTGCTGCAACAGCGGAAAAAGATAAACGCGTTGCTGATATCTCGCGCAAATTGAAGGAAACAACCGAAGAGAATAAAGCGAAAAAAAATCGGCTTTCGTCACGTTTGATGCAAGCCGGATTATCGATCTCTCCCAAGCAGTTCTGGATATATTCGATTTTATTCGCGATTGTTGTTACGATCCTCACGAAGTTAAGCGGCCAATCGCCTCTTGTAACGATTTTGGTCGGGATTACAGCTTTGCTAGGGTTCCCGCGCTATTGGTTAAAACGCCGCATTAAAAAACGTCAGGCTAAATTTTTGCTCGAATTTGCGGATGCGCTGGAGGCGATGGTGCGATTGTTGAAGGCGGGTATGCCGGTAACCGAAGCTATCAATATGGCGTCCAAAGAGTTTGAGGGCCCTGTTGGTGAAGAAATGGCCATGATTTACGACGCTCAGCGTGTGGGTATTTCTTTGCCAGAAGCCTCGTTAGAGGCTGCGCGCCGGATGCCAATCACGGAAATGCAAATGTTTGCCACTGCCATGGCAATTCAAGCCCAGACGGGGGCTAGCCTGTCTGAAATTTTGACGAATCTAGCCAAGGTTATTCGTGCTCGTTTCCGCTTGAAGCGAAAGGTTGAAGCCTTGTCGTCCGAAGCAAAAGCATCGGCGATGATTATCGGATCACTGCCCTTTCTGGTCGGTACGGGTATGTATTTCATTAACAATGAATACATGATGGTCATGTTTACGACCTTTAATGGAAAGATGATGCTGGCTGGGTGTGCTGTATTCATGCTGATGGGGGTCATGGTGATGAAAGCCATGATCAATTTCAAGGTATAG